The following are from one region of the Nocardioides marmotae genome:
- a CDS encoding DUF4032 domain-containing protein produces the protein MALHVVAHRPDPAIMQLPWSVPLEEWDERYVVPLPRGLSRHVVRIVRLGAATYAVKETVEAIAFREYRLLRDLQRLGLPAVMPQGVVTGRVDPAGEELPAALLTQHLRFSLPYRSLFSHGTTAEGLPSLVDAMVVLLVRLHLADFFWGDVSLSNVLFRRDAGGFAAYLVDAETGELRPSLSRQMREHDVTIATENVFAELLDLQASRLVRDEVPADQIVALLQRRYHELWDELTGAEEFSAREMWRIEQRIERLNKLGFDVEELDIVTDFDGDTVRIQPRAVELGHHRRELRSLTGLDVEDAQAQRLLNDIARFTAHRGLGREDRVLVASRWLTEVFEPLMAMVPPEARGKLEPAEIFHEVLVHRWYLSERAGHEVDLFETARDYIETVLASKPEEALTPEPD, from the coding sequence GTGGCCCTCCACGTCGTCGCCCACCGGCCCGACCCGGCGATCATGCAGCTGCCGTGGTCGGTGCCACTGGAGGAGTGGGACGAGCGGTACGTCGTGCCGCTCCCCCGCGGCCTGTCCCGGCACGTCGTGCGCATCGTGCGCCTGGGCGCCGCGACGTACGCCGTCAAGGAGACCGTCGAGGCGATCGCGTTCCGCGAGTACCGCCTGCTGCGGGACCTCCAGCGCCTCGGCCTGCCCGCGGTGATGCCGCAGGGCGTGGTCACCGGGCGGGTCGACCCCGCCGGGGAGGAGCTGCCCGCCGCGCTGCTGACCCAGCACCTGCGGTTCTCGCTTCCGTACCGCAGCCTGTTCAGCCACGGCACGACCGCCGAGGGGCTGCCCTCGCTGGTCGACGCGATGGTCGTGCTGCTCGTGCGGCTGCACCTGGCCGACTTCTTCTGGGGCGACGTCTCGCTCAGCAACGTGCTCTTCCGCCGCGACGCCGGCGGGTTCGCGGCGTACCTCGTCGACGCCGAGACCGGCGAGCTGCGCCCCTCGCTGTCGCGCCAGATGCGCGAGCACGACGTCACCATCGCCACCGAGAACGTCTTCGCCGAGCTGCTCGACCTCCAGGCCAGCCGGCTCGTGCGCGACGAGGTGCCGGCCGATCAGATCGTCGCGCTGCTCCAGCGGCGCTACCACGAGCTCTGGGACGAGCTGACCGGCGCCGAGGAGTTCTCCGCTCGCGAGATGTGGCGCATCGAGCAGCGCATCGAACGGCTCAACAAGCTCGGCTTCGACGTCGAGGAGCTCGACATCGTCACCGACTTCGACGGCGACACCGTGCGGATCCAGCCCCGTGCCGTCGAGCTGGGCCACCACCGCCGCGAGCTGCGCTCGCTGACCGGCCTCGACGTCGAGGACGCCCAGGCCCAGCGACTGCTCAACGACATCGCGCGGTTCACCGCCCACCGCGGCCTGGGCCGCGAGGACCGCGTGCTCGTCGCGAGCCGCTGGCTGACCGAGGTCTTCGAGCCGCTGATGGCGATGGTGCCGCCCGAGGCCCGCGGCAAGCTCGAGCCCGCCGAGATCTTCCACGAGGTGCTGGTGCACCGGTGGTACCTCTCCGAGCGCGCCGGCCACGAGGTCGACCTGTTCGAGACCGCCCGCGACTACATCGAGACGGTCCTCGCCAGCAAGCCCGAGGAAGCACTCACCCCCGAGCCGGACTGA
- a CDS encoding choice-of-anchor P family protein: MKRTVLPLLAGGLVAAVLPFSATAAPAAAQPAAKDSLDYGYSAEGTATPIKLEIFEPVIPIPATPQFELNLGYSRVSADSSGGKGRAAYLWPGDSIGEGLKTVIENLGLPPEIANPIAEQGYPVQVNSAYPGGPESEAQEPFPGAVSRTSAAEGDVRAAAGFSTDCDVEEPDGASGGGGLPGLPGLPGLPGLPAGGLGGLLDGLTSGLGGLTGGTANPLSDFGAAITGQTAAKEAEAAAAEEAACQIPSALNALIDVGGMVSTSHTLVEKGAVTTTTRSALGEVRLLGGLVTLSGVTAKAVTSSDGSKEKASGKARYGTVSIVGQEFSVGPDGYEAVGQGGPIPGLPDDPAKALEQLGVSIALPQPQLKSGGKAASAQVEALRIQVDLAILKPLLSQIPLGEILAPLPFPEEAAIVKSLLGALTQLSPRIVLHLGVAGSETKRAPKLDVPEPEVPDTDTEGEGGDTSGGGSGGTAGGSTGGGTSGAPAAPGDLGGGDAGGGEPAPADGDLVDAAPAGAGLPPLNSVPGALLFGGIALAAVAGSYLRKIGALALGAGAACPHGLDSGLPDLRKA, translated from the coding sequence GTGAAGCGGACCGTTCTGCCCCTGCTCGCCGGCGGCCTCGTCGCCGCGGTGCTCCCGTTCAGCGCGACGGCCGCCCCGGCGGCCGCCCAGCCCGCCGCGAAGGACAGCCTCGACTACGGCTACAGCGCCGAGGGGACGGCGACGCCGATCAAGCTGGAGATCTTCGAGCCGGTCATCCCGATCCCGGCGACCCCGCAGTTCGAGCTCAACCTCGGCTACAGCCGGGTCAGCGCCGACAGCAGCGGCGGCAAGGGCCGCGCGGCGTACCTCTGGCCCGGCGACTCCATCGGCGAGGGCCTCAAGACCGTCATCGAGAACCTCGGCCTCCCGCCGGAGATCGCCAACCCGATCGCCGAGCAGGGCTACCCGGTCCAGGTGAACTCCGCCTACCCCGGCGGCCCCGAGTCCGAGGCGCAGGAGCCGTTCCCCGGCGCGGTGTCGCGGACCAGCGCGGCCGAGGGCGACGTCCGGGCCGCCGCCGGCTTCTCCACCGACTGCGACGTCGAGGAGCCCGACGGTGCCAGCGGCGGGGGTGGTCTTCCCGGGCTGCCGGGCCTTCCGGGCCTTCCGGGCCTGCCTGCGGGCGGCCTGGGCGGGCTGCTCGACGGCCTGACCAGCGGCCTCGGCGGGCTGACCGGGGGTACGGCGAACCCGCTCAGCGACTTCGGCGCCGCGATCACCGGCCAGACCGCTGCCAAGGAGGCCGAGGCCGCGGCTGCGGAGGAGGCTGCCTGCCAGATCCCCTCCGCGCTCAACGCGCTCATCGACGTCGGCGGCATGGTCTCCACCAGCCACACGTTGGTCGAGAAGGGCGCCGTCACCACGACGACCCGCTCGGCGCTCGGCGAGGTCCGCCTGCTCGGCGGCCTGGTGACCCTCTCGGGCGTGACCGCCAAGGCGGTCACCAGCAGCGACGGGTCGAAGGAGAAGGCCTCCGGCAAGGCCCGGTACGGCACCGTGTCGATCGTCGGCCAGGAGTTCTCCGTGGGCCCCGACGGCTACGAGGCGGTCGGCCAGGGCGGCCCGATCCCCGGGCTCCCCGACGACCCGGCCAAGGCCCTCGAGCAGCTCGGCGTCTCGATCGCCCTGCCCCAGCCGCAGCTCAAGAGCGGCGGCAAGGCCGCGAGCGCACAGGTCGAGGCGCTGCGCATCCAGGTCGACCTCGCGATCCTCAAGCCGCTCCTGTCCCAGATCCCGCTCGGGGAGATCCTCGCGCCGCTCCCGTTCCCCGAGGAGGCGGCGATCGTCAAGAGCCTGCTCGGCGCGCTCACCCAGCTCTCCCCGCGGATCGTGCTGCACCTCGGCGTCGCCGGCAGCGAGACCAAGCGCGCGCCCAAGCTCGACGTCCCCGAGCCCGAGGTCCCCGACACCGACACCGAGGGTGAGGGTGGCGACACCAGCGGCGGCGGCTCGGGCGGCACCGCCGGCGGCTCGACCGGCGGCGGCACCAGCGGCGCGCCGGCCGCGCCCGGTGACCTCGGCGGCGGCGACGCCGGCGGCGGCGAGCCCGCTCCCGCCGACGGCGACCTGGTCGACGCGGCGCCCGCGGGCGCCGGCCTCCCGCCGCTGAACTCCGTCCCCGGAGCCCTGCTCTTCGGCGGCATCGCGCTGGCCGCGGTCGCGGGCAGCTACCTCCGCAAGATCGGCGCGCTCGCCCTCGGGGCCGGCGCCGCCTGCCCCCACGGCCTCGACAGCGGCCTCCCCGACCTCCGCAAGGCCTGA
- a CDS encoding SDR family NAD(P)-dependent oxidoreductase, with protein sequence MTSAPAPSSSAGADQPRVVVVTGAASGIGRATAELFRDQGATVFGLDVQPGAPEGVTYVECNVASRESVEAAIAGCAQHGRIDVLANVAGVVQFGHFDQITDAEWDRVHAIDLKGPFMMIQAALPHLRACGGNVVNVSSVAGRIPQPYAVAYAAAKGGLTQLTRSLALELSPEGIRVNAVCPGTVDTPIVTHVAGIMPADMDPRVADRLIMMLPGPAISPAEIAESIGYLASPAARMITGAVLAFDGGMG encoded by the coding sequence ATGACCTCCGCTCCCGCCCCCTCCTCCTCCGCCGGCGCCGACCAGCCGCGCGTCGTCGTCGTCACCGGGGCCGCCTCCGGCATCGGCCGCGCCACCGCCGAGCTCTTCCGCGACCAGGGGGCCACCGTCTTCGGCCTCGACGTCCAGCCCGGCGCGCCCGAGGGGGTCACGTACGTCGAGTGCAACGTCGCCTCCCGCGAGTCCGTCGAGGCCGCGATCGCCGGGTGCGCGCAGCACGGGCGGATCGACGTGCTCGCCAACGTGGCCGGCGTCGTGCAGTTCGGCCACTTCGACCAGATCACCGACGCCGAGTGGGACCGCGTCCACGCGATCGACCTCAAGGGCCCGTTCATGATGATCCAGGCCGCGCTGCCGCACCTGCGCGCCTGCGGCGGCAACGTCGTCAACGTCAGCTCGGTCGCCGGCCGCATCCCCCAGCCGTACGCCGTCGCGTACGCCGCCGCGAAGGGCGGGCTGACCCAGCTGACCCGGTCGCTGGCGCTCGAGCTCTCCCCGGAGGGCATCCGCGTCAACGCGGTCTGCCCCGGCACCGTGGACACCCCGATCGTCACCCACGTCGCCGGGATCATGCCCGCCGACATGGACCCCCGCGTCGCGGACCGGCTGATCATGATGCTCCCCGGCCCGGCCATCTCCCCGGCGGAGATCGCCGAGTCGATCGGCTACCTCGCCTCGCCCGCCGCCCGGATGATCACCGGCGCGGTCCTCGCCTTCGACGGCGGCATGGGCTGA
- a CDS encoding ABC transporter ATP-binding protein encodes MSDQLPAGGAHVPLLEVDHVVVQFGGVTAVNEAAFVAEAGQVTGLIGPNGAGKTTCFNVISGLQKPTRGKVRFRGRNVTGAPVHRRSKKGMGRTFQRLEAFGSLTVRDNVRVAHDIHRGLAGLLRPGAKDIDALLDRVGIAEYADERADSIPTGTARLLELARCLAGDPKLLLLDEPSSGLDESETDDFGDLLRDLAAEGRGILMVEHDMDLVMGVCDTIHVLDFGSVIASGTPADIRRDPAVQRAYLGYSDEVPASELVSSAAGAVEETRTDLQPVGVAADVTTVIPVIPAAPAGPAERQEPLR; translated from the coding sequence ATGTCTGACCAGCTGCCCGCCGGCGGGGCGCACGTGCCGCTCCTCGAGGTCGACCACGTGGTCGTCCAGTTCGGCGGCGTCACAGCCGTCAACGAGGCCGCCTTCGTCGCCGAGGCCGGCCAGGTCACCGGCCTGATCGGCCCCAACGGCGCCGGCAAGACGACCTGCTTCAACGTGATCTCGGGCCTGCAGAAGCCGACCCGGGGCAAGGTCCGCTTCCGCGGCCGCAACGTCACCGGAGCGCCGGTCCACCGCCGCTCGAAGAAGGGGATGGGCCGCACCTTCCAGCGCCTGGAGGCGTTCGGGTCGCTGACGGTGCGCGACAACGTCCGCGTCGCCCACGACATCCACCGCGGCCTGGCCGGGCTGCTGCGCCCCGGCGCCAAGGACATCGACGCGCTGCTGGACCGGGTCGGCATCGCCGAGTACGCCGACGAGCGGGCCGACTCCATCCCGACCGGCACCGCGCGGCTCCTCGAGCTCGCCCGCTGCCTGGCCGGCGACCCGAAGCTGCTGCTGCTCGACGAGCCGTCCTCGGGTCTCGACGAGTCCGAGACCGACGACTTCGGCGACCTGCTGCGCGACCTGGCCGCCGAGGGCCGGGGCATCCTCATGGTCGAGCACGACATGGACCTGGTGATGGGCGTGTGCGACACCATCCACGTCCTCGACTTCGGCTCGGTCATCGCCTCCGGCACCCCGGCCGACATCCGCCGCGACCCCGCGGTCCAGCGGGCCTACCTCGGCTACTCCGACGAGGTGCCCGCCTCCGAGCTCGTCTCCTCGGCCGCGGGTGCGGTCGAGGAGACCCGCACCGACCTGCAGCCGGTGGGCGTCGCCGCCGACGTCACCACCGTCATCCCCGTCATCCCCGCCGCCCCGGCCGGGCCCGCCGAGCGCCAGGAGCCGCTGCGATGA
- a CDS encoding GMC family oxidoreductase — translation MAKTALKNEADYVVVGSGSSGAAIAGRLAESGASVIVLEAGKSDNQFLTKKPGMIGPMHAEPKIKRLNDWGYYSVPQKHILDRKMPVPRGKVLGGSSSVNGMVYVRGNRANYDSWAAEGCVGWDADSVNAAYKRMEDYEGGENAFRGVGGPIKVTRNKTPQEGSLQFLQATADTVGCQVLDDYNGESQEGVARMQQNAADGLRYSASRGYIHHLAPPTLDVQTQVLVTKVVIENGRATGVQVRDKDGSQRTIRAGKEVILSAGFVGSAQILMLSGVGHAQHLKDHGIQVVADLPVGDNLHDHMFHAMTFHATTSKMRGNAFFFAKGVAKEVARPGSTFLANSVFEILAFLKSSQATNVPDLQLHLLPWSYVTPNQDEPIRHEVSPLPALTVLTTLIYPRSRGTLRLASADPTAAPLIDPQYLAESADLDLLTEGSETVREIMGASAFGGAIKDEIHPGRNLRGSELRQAILNRATSVYHGVGTCRMGVDELAVVTPDLKVRGVEGLRVADASIMPSITGGNTNAPAIMIGERGADLVLGRG, via the coding sequence ATGGCCAAGACAGCCCTGAAGAACGAAGCCGACTACGTCGTGGTCGGCTCCGGCAGCTCCGGAGCGGCGATCGCCGGCCGGCTCGCCGAGTCCGGTGCCAGCGTGATCGTGCTGGAGGCGGGCAAGAGCGACAACCAGTTCCTCACCAAGAAGCCCGGGATGATCGGCCCGATGCACGCGGAGCCGAAGATCAAGCGGCTCAACGACTGGGGCTACTACTCGGTCCCGCAGAAGCACATCCTCGACCGCAAGATGCCGGTCCCGCGCGGCAAGGTCCTCGGCGGCTCCAGCTCGGTCAACGGCATGGTCTACGTGCGCGGCAACCGCGCGAACTACGACTCCTGGGCGGCCGAGGGCTGCGTGGGCTGGGACGCCGACTCGGTCAACGCGGCGTACAAGCGCATGGAGGACTACGAGGGCGGGGAGAACGCCTTCCGCGGCGTCGGCGGCCCGATCAAGGTCACCCGCAACAAGACCCCGCAGGAGGGGTCGCTGCAGTTCCTCCAGGCCACCGCCGACACCGTCGGCTGCCAGGTCCTCGACGACTACAACGGCGAGTCGCAGGAGGGCGTCGCGCGGATGCAGCAGAACGCCGCGGACGGCCTGCGCTACAGCGCCTCCCGCGGCTACATCCACCACCTCGCGCCGCCGACCCTCGACGTGCAGACCCAGGTGCTGGTCACCAAGGTCGTCATCGAGAACGGCCGCGCCACCGGCGTCCAGGTGCGCGACAAGGACGGCAGCCAGCGCACCATCCGGGCGGGCAAGGAGGTCATCCTCTCGGCCGGCTTCGTCGGCTCGGCGCAGATCCTCATGCTCTCCGGGGTCGGTCACGCCCAGCACCTCAAGGACCACGGCATCCAGGTCGTCGCGGACCTCCCGGTCGGCGACAACCTGCACGACCACATGTTCCACGCGATGACCTTCCACGCCACCACCTCGAAGATGCGCGGCAACGCGTTCTTCTTCGCCAAGGGCGTCGCCAAGGAGGTCGCGCGGCCCGGCTCGACGTTCCTGGCCAACTCCGTCTTCGAGATCCTCGCGTTCCTGAAGTCCTCCCAGGCCACGAACGTGCCCGACCTGCAGCTGCACCTGCTGCCCTGGTCCTACGTCACGCCGAACCAGGACGAGCCGATCCGCCACGAGGTCTCCCCGCTGCCGGCCCTGACGGTGCTGACCACGCTCATCTACCCGCGCAGCCGCGGCACCCTGCGGCTGGCCTCGGCCGACCCGACCGCGGCGCCGCTCATCGACCCGCAGTACCTCGCGGAGTCCGCCGACCTCGACCTGCTGACCGAGGGCTCGGAGACGGTCCGGGAGATCATGGGCGCGTCGGCGTTCGGCGGGGCGATCAAGGACGAGATCCACCCCGGCCGCAACCTGCGCGGCTCCGAGCTGCGCCAGGCGATCCTCAACCGGGCGACCTCGGTCTACCACGGCGTCGGCACCTGCCGGATGGGCGTGGACGAGCTGGCCGTCGTGACGCCGGACCTCAAGGTCCGCGGCGTCGAGGGGCTCCGCGTCGCGGACGCCTCGATCATGCCGTCGATCACCGGCGGCAACACCAACGCGCCCGCGATCATGATCGGCGAGCGCGGCGCCGACCTCGTCCTCGGGAGGGGCTGA
- the pdxY gene encoding pyridoxal kinase PdxY yields MKILSIQSSVAYGHVGNSAAVFPLQRLGHEVWPVLTVHFSNHTGYGAWRGPLLAPADVADVIAGIEDRGVLGEADAVLSGYQGDPAVGAVVLDAVAKVKAANPDAVYCCDPVMGDVGRGMFVKPGIPEYMRDTVVPRADIVTPNHFELDFLAGRATTTLEEVLAAVDVVRDRGPRDVLVTSVLHDDVPAGSLDVVAVSDAGAWVVTTPLLPIAPNGCGDVTAALYLAHLRSTGSPAEALSRTTSSVFAVLEATIAAGTREIQLVAAQDAIASPPASFEVRQVR; encoded by the coding sequence GTGAAGATCCTCTCGATCCAGTCCTCGGTCGCCTACGGGCACGTGGGCAACTCCGCGGCGGTCTTCCCGCTGCAGCGACTGGGCCACGAGGTGTGGCCGGTGCTGACGGTCCACTTCTCCAACCACACCGGGTACGGCGCGTGGCGCGGGCCGCTGCTCGCGCCCGCCGACGTCGCGGACGTGATCGCCGGCATCGAGGACCGCGGCGTGCTCGGCGAGGCCGACGCGGTGCTCTCGGGCTACCAGGGCGACCCGGCCGTCGGCGCGGTCGTGCTCGACGCCGTCGCGAAGGTCAAGGCGGCCAACCCCGACGCGGTCTACTGCTGCGACCCGGTCATGGGCGACGTGGGGCGCGGCATGTTCGTGAAGCCGGGCATCCCCGAGTACATGCGCGACACCGTCGTCCCGCGCGCCGACATCGTCACGCCCAACCACTTCGAGCTCGACTTCCTCGCGGGCCGGGCGACCACCACGCTCGAGGAGGTCCTCGCGGCCGTCGACGTCGTGCGCGACCGCGGGCCGCGCGACGTCCTGGTCACCAGCGTGCTGCACGACGACGTGCCCGCGGGCTCCCTCGACGTCGTCGCCGTCTCCGACGCCGGCGCCTGGGTGGTGACCACCCCGCTGCTGCCCATCGCCCCGAACGGCTGCGGCGACGTCACCGCCGCGCTCTACCTCGCGCACCTGCGCTCGACCGGCTCCCCGGCCGAGGCGCTCTCGCGCACGACCTCGTCGGTCTTCGCGGTGCTCGAGGCGACCATCGCCGCGGGCACCCGCGAGATCCAGCTGGTCGCCGCGCAGGACGCGATCGCCTCGCCGCCGGCATCCTTCGAGGTCCGTCAGGTCCGCTGA
- a CDS encoding ABC transporter ATP-binding protein, translated as MSIPILEVVDLHAAYGRIEVLRGVDLAVPKGAVMALLGPNGAGKSTLVKVISGQKKATSGDIHLGGVNVRGAGSEELARIGLCTVPEGRSVFPNLTVEENLRLMSYAGVSADAVLETAYSYFPRLSERRRQLAGTMSGGEQQMLAMSRALASDPALLLLDELSMGLAPLIVDELYDTVAQIAASGVSILCIEQFARTALRVSDYAAVMSGGRIVASGEPAEVLETMSDVILGGAA; from the coding sequence ATGAGCATCCCCATCCTCGAGGTCGTCGACCTCCACGCGGCGTACGGCCGGATCGAGGTGCTGCGCGGCGTCGACCTGGCCGTCCCCAAGGGGGCGGTGATGGCGCTGCTCGGCCCCAACGGCGCCGGCAAGTCCACGCTGGTCAAGGTGATCTCGGGGCAGAAGAAGGCCACCTCGGGCGACATCCACCTCGGCGGCGTGAACGTCCGCGGCGCGGGCTCGGAGGAGCTGGCCCGGATCGGGTTGTGCACGGTGCCCGAGGGCCGCTCGGTCTTCCCGAACCTCACCGTCGAGGAGAACCTCCGCCTGATGTCGTACGCCGGGGTCTCGGCCGACGCGGTGCTCGAGACGGCCTACTCCTACTTCCCGCGGCTCTCCGAGCGGCGCCGCCAGCTCGCGGGCACCATGTCCGGCGGGGAGCAGCAGATGCTGGCCATGTCGCGGGCGCTCGCCTCCGACCCGGCGCTGCTGCTGCTCGACGAGCTCTCGATGGGGCTCGCGCCCCTCATCGTCGACGAGCTCTACGACACCGTCGCGCAGATCGCGGCGTCCGGTGTCTCCATCTTGTGCATCGAGCAGTTCGCCCGCACCGCGCTGCGGGTCTCCGACTACGCGGCCGTCATGTCCGGCGGCCGCATCGTGGCCTCGGGCGAACCCGCCGAGGTCCTCGAGACCATGTCCGACGTCATCCTCGGAGGTGCCGCGTGA
- a CDS encoding glycoside hydrolase family 13 protein: MSLLHEPHHDGSPLYLEHEAPTLGWTVKVRVRTAASDPVDQVWLRTTYDAEPVFHACGPVERDEHTVWWEGELPVHNPVAHYRFLLGTASGTPEADQRWLTAAGVHRHDVPDTFDFRVSTYAPAPDWGRDGVVYQVFPDRFARSAAAAERPTPGWAVPADWDDEVVFEGSDPRTPTQLFGGDLDGVVEHLDHLAEVGVSVVYTTPVFPGESNHRYNASTFDGVDPLLGGDEAYARLSTAVHERGWRLLGDLTTNHTGDTHEWFRAAAADPASPTRDWYYFNHDGSYECWMGHGTLPKLNLADRALRSAMVEGPDSVVARWLRPPFAVDGWRIDVANMTGRLGAIDVNHDVARAVRRTAEAERPDALVIGEHNHDASGDIDGDGWHGTMNYSGFSWPVWSWVRDPASPARPFGRPLPVPRRPGPLVLRSFREWLARFGWRAASQSWNILGSHDSARIRTVAGSPEVHRVAAGLQFTLPGVPMLFAGDEIGLEGVLGEDSRRPMPWDRREDWDHATLATYAALAAARRDHDALRRGGLRWAHVDDDALVFVREHPSGSVLVCARRAGGPAIDLEAGLLGFADGTPVLATEGDLAPLTEAGGTVTLPAAEGPGVWLWRV; this comes from the coding sequence GTGAGCCTGCTGCACGAACCGCACCACGACGGGTCCCCGCTCTACCTCGAGCACGAGGCGCCCACGCTGGGCTGGACGGTCAAGGTGCGCGTCCGGACCGCCGCCAGCGACCCGGTCGACCAGGTCTGGCTCCGCACGACGTACGACGCCGAGCCGGTCTTCCACGCCTGCGGGCCGGTCGAGCGCGACGAGCACACGGTCTGGTGGGAGGGCGAGCTGCCCGTGCACAACCCCGTGGCGCACTACCGCTTCCTCCTCGGCACCGCCAGCGGCACCCCCGAGGCCGACCAGCGCTGGCTGACCGCGGCCGGCGTGCACCGCCACGACGTGCCCGACACCTTCGACTTCCGGGTCTCCACCTACGCCCCGGCGCCGGACTGGGGCCGCGACGGCGTCGTCTACCAGGTCTTCCCCGACCGCTTCGCGCGCAGCGCCGCGGCCGCCGAGCGCCCGACCCCGGGCTGGGCGGTGCCCGCGGACTGGGACGACGAGGTCGTCTTCGAGGGCTCCGACCCGCGGACGCCCACCCAGCTCTTCGGCGGCGACCTCGACGGCGTCGTCGAGCACCTCGACCACCTCGCGGAGGTCGGCGTCTCGGTGGTCTACACGACGCCGGTCTTCCCGGGGGAGAGCAACCACCGCTACAACGCCTCCACCTTCGACGGCGTCGACCCGCTGCTCGGCGGCGACGAGGCCTACGCCCGGCTCTCCACCGCCGTCCACGAGCGTGGCTGGCGGCTGCTCGGCGACCTGACCACCAACCACACCGGCGACACCCACGAGTGGTTCCGCGCGGCCGCCGCCGACCCGGCCTCGCCGACCCGCGACTGGTACTACTTCAACCACGACGGCTCCTACGAGTGCTGGATGGGCCACGGCACGCTGCCCAAGCTCAACCTGGCCGACCGCGCGCTGCGCTCGGCGATGGTCGAGGGCCCCGACTCGGTGGTCGCCCGCTGGCTGCGGCCGCCGTTCGCGGTCGACGGGTGGCGCATCGATGTCGCCAACATGACCGGCCGGCTCGGCGCGATCGACGTCAACCACGACGTCGCCCGGGCCGTGCGCCGCACCGCCGAGGCCGAGCGGCCCGACGCGCTGGTCATCGGCGAGCACAACCACGACGCCTCCGGCGACATCGACGGCGACGGCTGGCACGGCACGATGAACTACTCCGGCTTCTCCTGGCCCGTCTGGTCCTGGGTGCGCGACCCCGCCTCCCCCGCGCGGCCCTTCGGCCGCCCGCTGCCGGTGCCGCGCCGTCCCGGACCGCTGGTGCTGCGGTCCTTCCGCGAGTGGCTGGCCCGCTTCGGCTGGCGCGCGGCGAGCCAGTCGTGGAACATCCTCGGCTCCCACGACAGCGCCCGCATCCGCACCGTCGCCGGCTCCCCGGAGGTGCACCGGGTCGCGGCCGGGCTCCAGTTCACGCTGCCCGGCGTGCCGATGCTGTTCGCCGGCGACGAGATCGGCCTCGAGGGCGTGCTCGGCGAGGACTCCCGCCGGCCGATGCCCTGGGACCGCCGCGAGGACTGGGACCACGCCACGCTGGCGACGTACGCCGCCCTGGCCGCCGCGCGCCGCGACCACGACGCGCTGCGCCGCGGCGGGCTCCGGTGGGCGCACGTCGACGACGACGCGCTCGTCTTCGTCCGCGAGCACCCGTCGGGCTCGGTGCTCGTCTGCGCCCGTCGCGCGGGCGGCCCGGCGATCGACCTGGAGGCGGGCCTGCTCGGCTTCGCCGACGGCACGCCGGTGCTGGCCACCGAGGGCGACCTGGCGCCGCTGACCGAGGCCGGCGGCACGGTCACCCTCCCGGCCGCCGAAGGCCCCGGCGTCTGGCTCTGGCGGGTCTAG